The Gordonia sp. KTR9 genome contains a region encoding:
- a CDS encoding type II toxin-antitoxin system Rv0910 family toxin gives MATVSVGIDSDLDPSAAWALASNLSRFDEWMTIFGGWRSPVPETITEGTTISSLIKVKGFRNVIHWTVTDYDEPRLIALSGTGRGGVNIDLAMKVDEIVDGSHFDLSAELSGGLLNGAVGRLVAKVLESDVHKSISNLATLR, from the coding sequence GTGGCCACAGTCTCCGTCGGCATCGACTCCGACCTCGACCCGAGCGCGGCATGGGCGCTCGCGAGCAACCTCTCGCGCTTCGACGAATGGATGACGATCTTCGGCGGCTGGCGGTCGCCGGTTCCCGAGACGATCACCGAAGGAACCACGATCTCGTCGCTCATCAAGGTCAAGGGTTTCCGCAACGTCATCCACTGGACCGTCACCGACTACGACGAGCCACGGCTCATCGCGCTGTCGGGCACCGGCCGCGGCGGGGTGAACATCGATCTGGCGATGAAGGTCGACGAGATCGTCGACGGCTCCCACTTCGACCTGTCCGCCGAGCTGTCCGGCGGGCTGCTCAACGGAGCGGTCGGACGGCTCGTCGCCAAGGTCCTGGAATCCGATGTGCACAAGTCGATTTCGAACCTGGCGACGCTGCGCTGA
- a CDS encoding HRDC domain-containing protein translates to MNDPAPDEPATDEPAPEITPLLRPAGGVPPVLATATEFADAAAALAAGSGPIAVDTERASGYRYSQRAYLIQIKRRGSGSFLLDPIGDPAALAPVIGALRGPEWVLHAADQDLPCLRELGFECVELYDTELAGRLLGLAKVNLAAMVAEFLGLGLLKGHGAADWSRRPLPDEWLNYAALDVEVLVELRDAMDAALAAEGKDGWAREEFAYILTRPPAPPRTDRWRKTSNIHTVKSTRALAAVRELWTAREELAQRRDVAPGRVLPDTAIVNAATVNPESIADLTKLPVFGGPRQRRQAGIWLSALQRAREIPDSKLPSRKTTGPGLPPVSRWDQRNPEAAARLQAVRPALKEIADAHTLPVENLLAPDVVRQLCWDGLPEPITTEALDAHLAAAGARAWQRTLCAEALTQALLEAARPGTTAAGE, encoded by the coding sequence GTGAACGATCCCGCCCCCGACGAACCGGCCACCGACGAACCGGCTCCGGAGATCACCCCGCTGCTCCGGCCGGCCGGCGGTGTGCCACCGGTGCTGGCGACCGCCACCGAATTCGCCGACGCGGCAGCGGCTCTCGCGGCGGGTAGCGGCCCGATCGCCGTCGACACCGAACGCGCGTCGGGCTACCGCTACTCCCAACGGGCCTATCTGATCCAGATCAAACGACGCGGGTCGGGCAGCTTCCTGCTGGACCCGATCGGCGATCCCGCCGCACTGGCACCGGTGATCGGCGCGTTGCGGGGCCCGGAATGGGTGCTGCACGCCGCCGATCAGGACCTCCCCTGCCTCCGCGAACTCGGCTTCGAGTGCGTCGAGCTGTACGACACCGAGCTGGCCGGGCGTCTCCTGGGCCTGGCGAAGGTCAATCTGGCGGCGATGGTGGCGGAATTCCTCGGGCTGGGCCTGCTCAAGGGTCATGGTGCCGCCGACTGGTCTCGTCGTCCCCTGCCCGACGAGTGGTTGAACTACGCCGCACTCGACGTCGAGGTCCTCGTCGAACTGCGTGACGCGATGGACGCCGCACTCGCCGCCGAGGGCAAAGACGGATGGGCGCGTGAGGAATTCGCCTACATCCTGACCCGCCCGCCGGCACCGCCGCGTACCGACCGGTGGCGCAAGACCTCGAACATCCACACCGTCAAGTCCACGCGGGCGCTGGCAGCGGTACGCGAACTGTGGACCGCGCGCGAGGAACTGGCGCAGCGCCGGGATGTGGCGCCCGGACGCGTCCTGCCCGACACCGCGATCGTCAACGCGGCGACCGTCAACCCCGAGTCCATCGCCGACCTCACGAAGCTGCCGGTCTTCGGCGGCCCGCGCCAGCGGCGCCAGGCCGGCATCTGGCTGTCGGCATTGCAACGGGCCCGCGAGATCCCCGACAGCAAGCTCCCGTCGCGCAAGACGACCGGACCGGGCCTGCCTCCGGTCAGCCGCTGGGATCAGCGGAATCCGGAGGCCGCGGCACGACTGCAGGCGGTCCGGCCGGCGCTGAAGGAGATCGCCGACGCCCACACCCTGCCGGTGGAGAACCTGCTCGCACCCGATGTGGTCCGGCAACTGTGCTGGGACGGCCTGCCCGAGCCGATCACGACCGAGGCGCTCGACGCGCACCTGGCCGCGGCGGGCGCCCGCGCGTGGCAGCGAACCCTCTGTGCCGAGGCGTTGACCCAGGCCCTCCTCGAGGCGGCCCGACCAGGGACGACCGCGGCCGGCGAGTAG
- a CDS encoding DUF3000 domain-containing protein, with amino-acid sequence MTSSGAPDEPADFRAAVESLHAARVRREIEVGPIRPPQRLAPYSYAVGAEVRPPEDLDVVPTDSQGSAFGRLILLFDPAGQDAWNGTMRLVAFLQAEVEAALAMDPLLPEVAWSWISDALGVPVGATATPEGSAHRVDVTALGGTVTSTTSVRYGDIAGPPRAHQLEVRASWTALTADGLGSHLEAFCDVLASAAGLPPVGVTELGAT; translated from the coding sequence GTGACCTCTTCGGGAGCTCCGGACGAGCCTGCTGATTTCCGCGCGGCGGTGGAGTCGCTGCATGCTGCCCGGGTCCGCCGCGAGATCGAGGTCGGACCCATCCGCCCGCCGCAGCGCCTGGCGCCTTACAGCTACGCCGTCGGCGCCGAGGTGCGCCCGCCCGAGGACCTCGACGTCGTGCCGACGGATTCACAGGGCAGCGCGTTCGGGCGGCTCATCCTGCTCTTCGATCCCGCCGGCCAGGACGCCTGGAACGGCACCATGCGTCTCGTCGCGTTCCTGCAGGCCGAGGTCGAGGCCGCGCTGGCCATGGACCCCTTGCTGCCCGAGGTGGCGTGGAGCTGGATCAGCGATGCGCTCGGCGTGCCGGTGGGCGCCACCGCCACCCCCGAGGGTTCCGCCCATCGCGTCGACGTGACCGCACTCGGCGGCACCGTCACCTCCACCACGTCGGTCCGCTACGGCGACATCGCCGGACCTCCGCGCGCGCATCAACTGGAGGTGCGGGCCTCCTGGACCGCGCTGACCGCGGACGGACTCGGCAGCCATCTCGAGGCGTTCTGCGATGTCCTCGCCTCCGCCGCCGGTCTCCCACCGGTCGGGGTGACCGAACTCGGCGCGACGTGA
- the hemE gene encoding uroporphyrinogen decarboxylase yields the protein MSNATGTRVHRSHLPLVAAATGATPSRRPVWFMRQAGRSLPEYRAIRADHGMLESCFDAELVCEITMQPVRRHDVDAAILFSDIVVPLKAAGIDLDIVAGTGPVIAEPVRSPDAVSRIPRLEPAAVGSIARAIELLLGELGDATALIGFAGAPFTLASYLIEGGPSRNYERTKAMMHGDPETWAELMARLADITIAFLRVQLDAGVDAVQLFDSWAGMLSAADYQRFVAPHSARVLAEVAEYGVPRIHFGVGTGELLAPMAHVGADVIGVDWRVPLEEAVRRVGPGKAVQGNLDPTLLFAGTDVVDAEVRRVVADGDRAIAAGAVGHIFNLGHGVLPGTDPDVLTRVVEVIHSL from the coding sequence ATGTCGAACGCAACTGGTACCCGGGTCCATAGGTCGCACCTGCCGCTCGTCGCCGCGGCCACCGGCGCGACCCCCTCACGCCGTCCGGTGTGGTTCATGCGGCAAGCGGGTCGTTCGCTGCCCGAATACCGGGCCATCCGCGCCGATCACGGCATGCTGGAGTCCTGCTTCGACGCGGAACTGGTCTGCGAGATCACCATGCAGCCGGTCCGCAGACACGACGTCGACGCGGCGATCCTCTTCTCCGACATCGTGGTGCCGCTCAAGGCCGCCGGCATCGACCTCGACATCGTCGCCGGGACGGGCCCGGTGATCGCCGAGCCGGTGCGCTCGCCCGACGCGGTGTCGCGCATCCCGCGCCTGGAGCCCGCTGCGGTCGGTTCGATCGCCCGTGCGATCGAACTCCTGCTGGGCGAACTGGGAGACGCCACGGCACTGATCGGCTTCGCGGGTGCCCCGTTCACCCTCGCCTCCTACCTCATCGAGGGCGGGCCGAGCCGCAACTACGAACGAACCAAGGCGATGATGCACGGGGATCCGGAGACGTGGGCCGAGCTGATGGCACGTCTCGCCGACATCACCATCGCGTTCCTACGCGTGCAGCTCGACGCCGGCGTCGACGCCGTCCAGCTGTTCGATTCGTGGGCGGGCATGCTGTCGGCCGCCGACTACCAGCGTTTCGTCGCGCCACACAGCGCCCGCGTGCTGGCCGAGGTCGCCGAATACGGCGTGCCGCGCATCCACTTCGGGGTGGGCACCGGTGAACTCCTCGCCCCGATGGCACATGTCGGCGCCGACGTCATCGGCGTCGACTGGCGGGTGCCGCTCGAGGAGGCCGTGCGCCGGGTCGGTCCGGGCAAGGCCGTGCAGGGCAACCTCGACCCGACCCTGCTGTTCGCCGGCACCGATGTGGTGGACGCCGAGGTACGGCGGGTCGTCGCCGACGGCGACCGGGCCATCGCGGCCGGGGCGGTCGGGCACATCTTCAACCTCGGCCACGGCGTGCTTCCCGGCACCGACCCGGATGTGCTGACGCGGGTCGTCGAAGTGATCCACAGCCTCTGA
- a CDS encoding FAD-dependent oxidoreductase, with protein sequence MSPRVRIAIVGGGISGLTAAYRLRRALGSDAHIDLFEATARLGGVLHTATVGDRPVDVGAEAFIVRRPEALELVTELGLADRVVSPTPRRPAVWSGERLHPLPSPALMGIPAGPAVVDGLADPADIERMTGEPERPMSWGTGADASVGQLVAERFGPSVVARSVDPMLGGVYSSLAGDIGVREALPALAARLDAGAPSLTAAVGALIAAGAGASGPVFGALVGGYAILLDALRTAAGVDPDTSSPVTELVPSGDGWELDVDGAADRRPYDGVILAVPAWRAGDLLHRSVPDLSVPLRTVRRASSVVVSIAFAPGTALPEHSGVLVGTGEGLRAKAFTFSSQKWAHLSGPDTSGADRPVSVRASFGRFGAPVPDEATEPGVDDRLRRAALEDLDEVCRAAGVAPVSSRVVDVYVQRWDDGLPVYAPGHLAAMARVLAARPPRLALAGSSYAGVGVPACIGRAGRAAAELLDDLT encoded by the coding sequence ATGTCCCCGCGGGTCCGGATCGCGATCGTCGGCGGCGGGATCTCCGGCCTGACCGCCGCCTACCGCCTCCGTCGTGCCCTCGGGTCGGACGCGCACATCGACCTCTTCGAGGCCACCGCACGGCTGGGTGGTGTGCTGCACACGGCGACCGTCGGCGACCGGCCCGTCGACGTCGGCGCCGAGGCGTTCATCGTCCGGCGCCCCGAGGCGCTCGAACTCGTCACCGAACTCGGCCTGGCCGACCGGGTCGTCTCACCGACTCCGCGACGTCCCGCGGTGTGGTCGGGGGAGCGGTTGCACCCGCTGCCCAGTCCGGCGCTGATGGGCATCCCGGCCGGGCCGGCGGTGGTCGACGGTCTCGCCGACCCCGCCGACATCGAGCGTATGACCGGCGAACCCGAACGCCCGATGAGCTGGGGGACCGGCGCCGACGCGTCCGTCGGGCAACTCGTCGCCGAACGGTTCGGACCCTCCGTGGTCGCCCGCAGCGTCGACCCGATGCTCGGCGGTGTGTACTCCAGCCTCGCCGGCGACATCGGGGTCCGTGAGGCGCTCCCGGCACTCGCCGCGCGCCTGGACGCGGGCGCGCCGTCGCTCACGGCGGCCGTCGGGGCCCTCATCGCCGCCGGTGCGGGCGCGTCGGGACCCGTCTTCGGTGCACTCGTGGGCGGCTACGCGATCCTCCTCGACGCCCTGCGGACCGCGGCCGGGGTCGACCCCGACACCAGCAGTCCGGTCACCGAACTCGTTCCGTCGGGGGATGGCTGGGAGCTCGACGTGGACGGGGCCGCAGACCGGCGACCGTACGACGGCGTGATCCTGGCGGTGCCGGCCTGGCGGGCCGGCGACCTCCTGCACCGATCCGTGCCGGACCTGTCCGTTCCGTTGCGGACCGTCCGGCGCGCCTCGTCGGTCGTGGTGTCGATCGCGTTCGCGCCGGGCACAGCGCTGCCCGAGCACTCGGGTGTGCTGGTGGGCACCGGAGAAGGGTTGCGCGCCAAGGCGTTCACGTTCAGCTCACAGAAGTGGGCCCATCTGTCGGGGCCGGACACCTCTGGCGCGGACCGGCCGGTGTCGGTCCGGGCGTCGTTCGGGCGGTTCGGTGCGCCGGTACCGGATGAGGCCACCGAACCCGGGGTCGACGACCGGTTGCGGCGTGCGGCGCTGGAGGATCTCGACGAGGTGTGCCGTGCCGCCGGCGTCGCACCGGTGTCGTCGCGGGTCGTCGACGTGTACGTGCAGCGCTGGGACGACGGGCTGCCGGTCTATGCGCCGGGCCACCTCGCGGCGATGGCGCGGGTGCTGGCCGCGCGCCCACCGCGCCTCGCACTGGCCGGGTCGTCGTACGCAGGGGTCGGGGTACCGGCGTGTATCGGCCGGGCCGGCCGCGCGGCGGCCGAGCTGCTCGACGATCTGACGTGA
- the hemQ gene encoding hydrogen peroxide-dependent heme synthase gives MSRLDYAELNSTIRYLMFSVFAVRPGELGTDRDQAKSDATDFFKSLEDSGVVVRGVYDVSGLRADADFMIWWHAADVEPIQAAYAKFRRETVLGRACNPVWSNVALHRPAEFNKSHIPAFLAGEDPGNYICVYPFVRSYEWYLLPDEERRKMLADHGKAARAYKDVRANTVSSFALGDYEWLLAFEAPELHRIVDLMRDLRATEARMHVREETPFFTGPRVEVPALIDALP, from the coding sequence ATGAGCCGCTTGGACTACGCAGAACTCAACTCGACGATCCGCTACCTGATGTTCTCGGTGTTCGCGGTCCGCCCCGGTGAACTGGGTACCGACCGCGATCAGGCCAAATCCGACGCCACGGACTTCTTCAAGTCACTCGAGGACAGCGGCGTCGTGGTGCGCGGGGTGTACGACGTGTCGGGGCTGCGCGCCGACGCCGATTTCATGATCTGGTGGCACGCCGCCGACGTCGAGCCGATCCAGGCCGCCTATGCGAAGTTCCGCCGCGAGACCGTTCTGGGGCGCGCGTGCAACCCCGTGTGGAGCAATGTCGCCCTGCACCGCCCCGCCGAGTTCAACAAGAGCCACATCCCGGCGTTCCTCGCGGGCGAGGACCCCGGCAACTACATCTGCGTCTACCCGTTCGTGCGGTCCTACGAGTGGTACCTGCTGCCCGACGAGGAGCGCCGCAAGATGCTCGCCGACCACGGCAAGGCGGCCCGCGCGTACAAGGACGTCCGAGCCAACACGGTGTCGTCGTTCGCGCTCGGCGACTACGAGTGGCTGCTGGCCTTCGAGGCCCCCGAGCTGCATCGCATCGTCGACCTCATGCGTGACCTGCGTGCCACCGAGGCCCGGATGCACGTACGCGAGGAGACGCCGTTCTTCACCGGTCCCCGGGTAGAGGTGCCCGCGCTCATCGACGCGCTGCCCTGA
- the msrB gene encoding peptide-methionine (R)-S-oxide reductase MsrB — MTDSTPRTDTENLADLTDEQWKQRLTPAEYRVLRQAGTEAPFTGEYTDTKTVGVYRCRACDTELFRSEQKFESHCGWPSFFSPLAGDKIIEVEDTSLGMRRVEVLCANCKSHLGHVFAGEGYDTPTDLRYCINSISLKLEPAE, encoded by the coding sequence ATGACCGACAGCACCCCGCGGACCGACACCGAGAATCTCGCCGACCTCACCGACGAGCAGTGGAAGCAGCGCCTGACTCCCGCCGAATACCGGGTCCTACGCCAGGCGGGTACCGAGGCCCCCTTCACCGGCGAGTACACCGACACCAAGACGGTCGGGGTCTATCGGTGCCGCGCCTGCGACACCGAGCTGTTCCGCAGCGAGCAGAAGTTCGAATCACATTGCGGCTGGCCGTCGTTCTTCTCTCCGCTGGCCGGCGACAAGATCATCGAGGTCGAGGACACCTCGCTCGGTATGCGGCGCGTCGAGGTGCTCTGCGCGAACTGCAAGAGCCACCTCGGTCACGTCTTCGCCGGTGAGGGCTACGACACCCCCACCGACCTCCGCTACTGCATCAACAGCATCAGCCTGAAGCTGGAACCCGCCGAGTAG
- a CDS encoding glycosyltransferase family 87 protein, translating to MANLDRYLYPPMSAQRIIPMVLWPISLLMVVHRSVFLGVNGDRTDDFKPVYNAAFNFLNGLPVYGENYATVDPHYLYPPSGTLLMAPVAVIDYERARWAFIAVSVIALLVCAYLLTRMFGYALNSWVMPTVLFFFFSTETVSHTLIFTNFNSFVLLGLIAFLMLMLTRHDWWAGVPMGLTLAVKPVLAPLMLLPLLSRQWRVFALTIAIPVVLTVVAWPLSVDANDFISRTVPYLGEARDYYNSSIAGNGAYFGVAPWLILLLRVAFVVMAAFSLWFLYRYYRKTNELLWLTASSGVLLCTTFLVGSLGQGYYSMLLFPLLMTVLLPGSPMRNWPAWLGVYGCMTFDGFYSDRWTAFGWMVEYNKVTWGWSLLMIAVFCSLLFRYLDMRSDGVTGMVTPVRSESDAPRIPAGGADAFDSTAEPGDKDSISLSKQR from the coding sequence GTGGCCAATCTCGACAGGTATCTCTACCCCCCGATGAGTGCTCAACGGATCATCCCGATGGTCCTGTGGCCGATCAGCCTGCTCATGGTCGTGCACCGCTCGGTGTTCCTGGGGGTCAACGGCGACCGCACCGATGACTTCAAGCCCGTGTACAACGCGGCCTTCAACTTCCTCAACGGTCTGCCTGTCTACGGCGAGAACTACGCCACCGTCGACCCGCACTACCTGTACCCGCCGTCGGGCACCCTGCTGATGGCGCCGGTCGCGGTGATCGACTACGAGCGCGCGCGGTGGGCGTTCATCGCCGTGAGCGTCATCGCCCTGCTCGTCTGCGCCTACCTGCTCACCAGGATGTTCGGGTACGCGCTGAACTCGTGGGTCATGCCGACGGTCCTGTTCTTCTTCTTCAGCACCGAGACCGTCTCGCACACACTGATCTTCACGAACTTCAACTCGTTCGTGCTGCTGGGGCTGATCGCATTCCTCATGCTGATGCTGACCCGGCACGACTGGTGGGCCGGCGTACCGATGGGGTTGACCCTGGCCGTCAAGCCGGTGCTGGCACCCCTCATGCTGCTGCCGCTGCTCAGTCGTCAGTGGCGGGTGTTCGCCCTCACCATCGCGATCCCGGTCGTCCTGACGGTCGTCGCCTGGCCGCTCTCGGTCGATGCGAACGACTTCATCAGCCGAACGGTCCCGTATCTCGGTGAGGCGCGCGACTACTACAACAGCTCCATCGCGGGCAACGGCGCGTACTTCGGTGTCGCCCCGTGGCTGATCCTGCTGCTGCGCGTGGCATTCGTGGTGATGGCAGCGTTCTCGCTGTGGTTCCTGTACCGCTACTACCGCAAGACCAACGAACTGCTGTGGCTCACGGCGTCGTCGGGGGTGCTGCTGTGCACCACGTTCCTCGTCGGCTCGCTCGGCCAGGGTTACTACTCGATGCTCTTGTTCCCGCTGCTCATGACGGTGCTCCTCCCCGGGTCACCGATGCGCAACTGGCCGGCGTGGCTGGGCGTCTACGGGTGTATGACCTTCGACGGCTTCTACTCCGACCGCTGGACCGCGTTCGGCTGGATGGTCGAGTACAACAAGGTCACGTGGGGCTGGTCGCTGCTGATGATCGCGGTGTTCTGCTCGCTGCTGTTCCGCTACCTCGACATGCGGTCCGACGGGGTGACCGGCATGGTGACGCCGGTCCGGTCGGAGTCCGATGCGCCGCGCATCCCGGCCGGTGGAGCCGACGCCTTCGACAGCACGGCGGAGCCCGGCGACAAGGACTCGATCAGCCTGTCGAAACAGCGCTGA
- a CDS encoding alpha/beta hydrolase yields MPRAHTPAVGVGPSTRPRALAGVVVGAIAAIVLSSCAVGPDRGPDLIPGGGGQQGPAPSSSTAPPVPALAAPKTDLEWSECAAETSERYGVARPEGVTVECAEYDSPIDRDKPDGEAISVAVTRARTADTPPDAAPLVLTSGSDLPSSRTLMVMTAGPGRALLASHPVVAVDHRGIPLSSDIDCMTRLERDTIANNGLTERGTTTDARISRLAAAGSSSSDGCTETLTPYQLSFGAANAAADLESLRQRWGVEHLGLIGTGEGSDVVLSYASLYGGRAGRIILDTPTPFGANARDRAQSQSQGVQVALQGFAQRCSALTGCALGSNGVATMTRLLTKARAGDLPSLSDTTALSAITTTLALAADRPQSLLDLADAIAAADRGETAALVRLAERAATLRLPDGAQVSRCNDVTGPVGQNEVPGLVDAWSKQNPLTGADSALSLVRCNGWASGDPVRPPTSLPADPLILNGTRDSINGGEGAAALVPLFMNAGAEPVTVTWDGLGFSVLGRSACAADVVVEYVDRAPLQGPTQRGCPT; encoded by the coding sequence ATGCCAAGAGCGCACACCCCGGCCGTCGGCGTAGGACCGAGCACCCGCCCGAGGGCTCTCGCGGGTGTCGTCGTCGGCGCGATCGCGGCGATCGTCCTCTCCTCCTGCGCGGTCGGCCCCGATCGGGGCCCGGACCTGATCCCGGGGGGCGGCGGTCAGCAGGGGCCGGCCCCGTCCTCGTCTACCGCTCCACCGGTACCGGCGCTCGCAGCGCCCAAGACCGATCTCGAGTGGAGCGAGTGCGCGGCCGAGACCAGCGAACGGTACGGGGTCGCACGTCCGGAGGGCGTGACCGTCGAATGCGCCGAATACGACTCGCCCATCGACCGTGACAAACCCGACGGCGAAGCCATCTCGGTGGCGGTGACCCGAGCCCGTACGGCCGACACCCCACCCGATGCCGCGCCGCTCGTCCTCACCTCCGGCTCCGACCTGCCGTCGTCCCGAACCCTGATGGTCATGACGGCCGGGCCGGGCCGGGCACTGCTCGCGTCGCACCCCGTGGTCGCGGTCGACCATCGCGGAATCCCGCTCAGCAGTGACATCGACTGCATGACCCGACTGGAACGCGACACGATCGCGAACAACGGCCTCACCGAACGCGGGACGACCACCGACGCACGGATCTCCCGGCTGGCGGCCGCCGGGTCGTCGTCCTCCGACGGTTGCACGGAGACGCTCACCCCCTACCAGCTGAGCTTCGGGGCGGCGAACGCAGCCGCGGACCTCGAGTCGCTCCGTCAGCGCTGGGGCGTCGAACACCTCGGGCTCATCGGGACCGGCGAGGGTTCCGACGTCGTGCTCAGCTACGCGTCGCTGTACGGCGGACGTGCCGGGCGGATCATCCTGGACACCCCGACGCCGTTCGGCGCGAACGCGCGCGACCGCGCGCAGTCGCAGTCACAGGGCGTTCAGGTCGCCCTGCAAGGCTTCGCACAGCGCTGTTCGGCGCTGACCGGCTGTGCGCTCGGCTCCAACGGAGTCGCGACGATGACCCGCCTGCTGACCAAGGCACGCGCGGGCGACCTCCCGTCGCTGTCGGACACCACCGCCCTCAGCGCGATCACGACGACACTGGCACTCGCCGCGGACCGGCCGCAGTCGCTCCTCGACCTCGCCGACGCGATCGCGGCCGCCGACCGCGGGGAGACCGCGGCGCTCGTCCGCCTCGCCGAACGCGCCGCGACCCTCCGGCTGCCCGACGGCGCCCAGGTCTCCCGCTGCAACGACGTCACCGGACCGGTCGGCCAGAACGAAGTGCCGGGCCTCGTGGACGCGTGGTCGAAGCAGAATCCCCTCACCGGCGCCGACAGCGCGCTCTCGCTCGTCCGATGCAACGGCTGGGCGTCGGGCGATCCGGTCCGGCCACCCACGTCGCTGCCGGCCGACCCGCTGATCCTCAACGGGACGCGCGACTCCATCAACGGCGGTGAGGGAGCCGCCGCCCTGGTCCCGCTGTTCATGAACGCCGGAGCCGAACCGGTGACGGTCACCTGGGATGGTCTGGGCTTCTCGGTCCTGGGACGGAGCGCCTGCGCCGCCGACGTGGTCGTCGAATATGTCGACCGGGCCCCTCTGCAGGGCCCGACCCAGCGCGGCTGCCCGACGTGA
- a CDS encoding pyrimidine reductase family protein gives MFHLQKATQVTTNDELDRLAELYLYPPRPSSGPGAAAPFVRANMVSSIDGAVTYDGKSGGLGGPGDKAVFRVLRGLADIILVGAGTATTEGYGRPQPDEALAAHRESLGQAPAPALALVSRSLSIPPDFEPVSDPNTVILTCTSAPADRRRALLDAGATLLDCGDDTVSTPAILERCADRGWSRVLCEGGPSLLGSLVAADALDELCLTTSPHLVGGNAGRIVAIGGSGSADGSAVLRALRPATIITDDDGFVFTRWLRHGRSSTQ, from the coding sequence ATGTTCCACCTGCAGAAAGCGACCCAGGTCACAACCAATGACGAACTGGACCGGTTGGCCGAGCTCTACCTCTACCCACCTCGTCCGTCGTCGGGTCCCGGGGCAGCCGCGCCGTTCGTACGCGCCAACATGGTGTCGTCGATCGACGGGGCCGTCACCTACGACGGCAAGTCGGGCGGACTCGGTGGACCCGGTGACAAGGCCGTCTTCCGCGTGCTGCGCGGACTCGCCGACATCATCCTGGTAGGCGCGGGCACCGCGACGACCGAGGGTTACGGCCGGCCCCAGCCGGACGAGGCTCTCGCCGCGCATCGCGAATCGTTGGGGCAGGCCCCTGCGCCGGCACTCGCGCTGGTGTCCCGATCGCTGTCGATACCACCCGACTTCGAGCCCGTGTCCGACCCGAACACGGTCATCCTCACGTGCACCAGCGCACCCGCTGATCGTCGGCGAGCGCTGCTCGACGCAGGCGCGACCCTGCTCGACTGCGGCGACGACACCGTGTCGACACCGGCGATCCTGGAGCGGTGCGCCGATCGCGGATGGTCACGTGTGCTCTGCGAAGGCGGCCCCAGCCTGCTGGGTTCACTCGTGGCGGCCGACGCCCTCGACGAACTCTGCCTGACCACGAGCCCGCACCTGGTCGGGGGGAACGCCGGGCGCATCGTGGCCATCGGGGGCTCGGGGTCCGCCGACGGGTCAGCGGTGCTACGCGCCCTGCGTCCGGCGACGATCATCACCGACGACGACGGCTTCGTGTTCACCCGCTGGCTCCGTCACGGCCGCTCCTCGACGCAGTGA